The following proteins come from a genomic window of Gimesia chilikensis:
- a CDS encoding glycosyltransferase has protein sequence MEWIPVSSSQNRLNVFPPDPDHRSYPVELSVVIPTYNRADRLRDLLDCWLKVDAATTVDYEVIFCDDGSEDETIKILKSYQNRLPMQILANPHAGPSEARNSGVEAARGRRLLFLGDDIYPGTDLLNLHVKLGKEFGDHVAIQGRVDWHPDQKQNHLLTHITEIGHEQFCFDQMPENSFVDYTHFYTCNVSVSSNLLSLEPIKFDTRFYKVNFEDIELAYRLSSHGMQVFYAPAAHALHFHEYDVEGFCHRQETAGEMAYVFGVLHTEWHRWLGIDCYVDQYHNYLQNHGVQTQPHRQLPLVYHCCHELEAKLKNHPDDDRLKKILSLVYLQLFKFKFIAGYLTQAEAYDKYSVEHFLYDLCFGHDYYDGLESLVLDQLRDENELTNGTLLVQYYRRLLNFRWNRDDIRLANELISDSLPIELRSWMVRPGLKRLAKKKTRAYLKQKLKMPKTWQRTRNLNQGTQEPLPPEQEEDDAKDDPLAVLPVVSGLPRVAILSPGTISLESIQACQKELGSSVLFLMPADDGFEYQLEGATGFTTDLDSVHFDYVLQVQNESELPLIFHIKNVLISLACSQADYALISYSYEQGPTVGVQNLAAQLFFKRNLYFSQDSLVVEKGRLLRLLPAPEGVREFSLEELFATGSEHLQAVNPNLKLSFGQHTPDPPGVFDLHHLHAPDNKPVVFVFPIIMAVGGAERNIIAVMQELQAKYHFVVITFDPHTSRGGSLHHQVQQFTDDIYDFAEIAQVDDYLDLLQAFKRQFDPKLLLVTNGSNWFVSNSRKIRQIFQDVPIVDHQVYDQQAGWIQHYTDPGIQSFDRFVAINRKIESVMQTEKGISQERIRHIYHAVDTARIREFKRSKFDAATVCQKYGLPADVDKYIHIARQTYQKRPLAFLEMVRSLRDAGRPECFIMVGDGDLKGEVDAYINTHQLRNVIQISFVNNPLELIAVSKGMIFTSAFEGLPVAMLEALTLGVPILSTDVGDIKVVLDEYQAGFTFPVEFSVREAVWYFHQFLAQRDKYAASLSQVKDQIIDRFSAETVSLQYDDLFQDSIQLKRAA, from the coding sequence ATGGAATGGATTCCAGTGTCATCATCTCAAAACAGACTTAATGTCTTTCCGCCAGATCCAGATCATAGGTCATATCCTGTTGAACTCAGCGTTGTTATTCCAACCTACAACAGGGCAGATCGACTTAGGGATTTACTCGATTGCTGGCTGAAAGTAGACGCTGCGACCACTGTCGATTATGAAGTGATATTTTGTGATGATGGTTCCGAAGATGAAACCATAAAGATCCTCAAGTCATATCAAAACCGGTTGCCAATGCAGATTCTGGCCAATCCGCATGCAGGTCCTTCAGAAGCGAGAAACAGCGGGGTTGAGGCAGCCAGGGGGCGACGACTGCTCTTCCTCGGCGATGACATCTATCCGGGAACTGACCTGTTAAATCTACATGTCAAACTGGGAAAAGAATTCGGAGATCATGTTGCCATTCAGGGGCGAGTCGATTGGCATCCCGATCAGAAACAGAATCATCTTCTCACTCATATTACTGAGATCGGGCACGAACAGTTTTGTTTTGATCAGATGCCCGAAAACAGTTTCGTCGACTATACCCACTTCTATACGTGCAACGTCAGCGTTTCCAGCAATTTGCTGTCATTGGAACCGATTAAGTTTGATACGCGGTTTTACAAAGTTAATTTTGAAGACATTGAACTGGCTTATCGGCTGTCTTCGCATGGAATGCAGGTTTTCTATGCACCGGCAGCACACGCCTTGCATTTTCATGAATATGACGTCGAAGGATTTTGTCATCGACAGGAAACTGCAGGAGAAATGGCTTATGTCTTTGGGGTACTGCATACAGAATGGCACCGATGGCTAGGCATCGATTGTTACGTCGATCAGTACCATAATTATCTGCAAAATCATGGAGTGCAAACACAGCCTCATCGACAGTTACCCCTGGTCTATCATTGTTGTCACGAACTGGAAGCAAAGCTGAAAAATCATCCCGATGATGACAGGCTGAAAAAAATTCTGTCTCTGGTTTATCTCCAGCTGTTCAAATTCAAATTCATTGCAGGTTACCTGACCCAGGCGGAAGCCTACGACAAATATAGCGTTGAACACTTTCTGTATGACCTCTGTTTCGGTCATGACTATTACGATGGCCTCGAAAGTCTGGTTCTGGATCAGTTGAGAGATGAAAACGAACTGACGAACGGAACTCTGCTGGTCCAATATTATCGCCGTCTGCTGAATTTCAGATGGAATCGAGACGATATCAGGCTGGCCAACGAACTGATCAGTGACTCACTGCCGATTGAGTTACGTAGCTGGATGGTACGTCCCGGTTTGAAAAGACTCGCTAAAAAGAAAACCAGGGCTTATTTAAAACAGAAACTGAAAATGCCGAAAACGTGGCAACGGACGCGAAATCTAAATCAGGGGACCCAGGAACCACTCCCTCCTGAGCAGGAAGAAGATGATGCGAAAGACGATCCCCTGGCGGTACTCCCTGTCGTCAGCGGCCTTCCGCGCGTTGCGATCTTGTCCCCAGGGACCATCTCGCTTGAGTCGATTCAGGCCTGCCAGAAAGAGCTCGGATCTTCCGTTCTGTTTCTGATGCCAGCCGATGACGGCTTTGAATATCAACTGGAAGGTGCCACGGGATTCACTACTGATTTAGACTCTGTCCATTTTGATTATGTTCTGCAGGTTCAAAATGAGTCAGAGCTGCCTTTGATCTTTCACATCAAGAATGTGTTGATCTCACTGGCATGCTCACAGGCTGATTATGCTCTCATTTCTTATTCGTATGAGCAGGGGCCAACGGTTGGTGTGCAAAATCTCGCGGCGCAGTTATTTTTCAAACGCAATCTTTATTTCTCCCAGGATTCACTAGTGGTGGAGAAGGGGCGTTTGCTGCGACTATTGCCCGCTCCAGAGGGAGTACGGGAATTCTCTCTCGAAGAGCTGTTTGCCACTGGTTCAGAACACCTGCAGGCGGTCAATCCAAATCTGAAATTAAGCTTTGGTCAGCACACACCTGATCCGCCAGGCGTGTTTGATCTGCATCATCTGCACGCACCCGATAATAAACCTGTCGTCTTCGTGTTTCCCATCATTATGGCTGTCGGCGGGGCAGAACGTAACATCATTGCAGTGATGCAGGAACTCCAGGCGAAATATCATTTCGTCGTGATTACGTTCGATCCCCACACGTCACGTGGCGGAAGTCTGCATCATCAGGTTCAGCAGTTTACAGACGATATTTATGACTTCGCAGAAATTGCCCAGGTGGATGATTACCTGGATCTGTTACAGGCATTTAAGCGTCAATTTGATCCGAAACTCCTCCTCGTTACGAATGGATCTAACTGGTTTGTTTCCAACAGTCGGAAGATTCGCCAGATTTTTCAGGATGTGCCGATAGTCGATCACCAGGTCTACGATCAGCAGGCGGGCTGGATTCAACACTATACGGACCCGGGGATTCAGAGCTTCGACCGCTTTGTCGCCATCAACCGGAAAATTGAATCGGTGATGCAGACTGAGAAAGGAATTTCACAGGAGCGGATCAGGCATATTTACCATGCAGTCGATACTGCCCGCATTCGTGAGTTCAAGCGTTCGAAATTTGATGCCGCCACAGTTTGCCAGAAGTATGGCCTGCCTGCAGACGTTGATAAGTATATTCACATCGCACGCCAGACCTATCAGAAACGCCCACTCGCTTTTCTGGAAATGGTCAGGTCACTCCGGGACGCTGGTCGGCCCGAATGTTTTATCATGGTGGGTGATGGCGACCTGAAAGGTGAAGTCGACGCGTATATCAACACCCATCAGCTTCGGAATGTAATTCAGATTTCCTTTGTGAATAATCCCCTGGAATTGATTGCCGTCTCAAAAGGAATGATCTTCACTTCCGCTTTTGAAGGCCTGCCGGTTGCTATGCTGGAAGCGCTTACCCTGGGAGTGCCGATCTTATCAACCGATGTGGGGGATATCAAAGTCGTTCTGGATGAGTATCAGGCCGGATTTACGTTCCCCGTCGAATTTAGTGTGCGGGAAGCGGTCTGGTATTTTCATCAGTTCCTGGCACAACGAGATAAGTATGCAGCCAGTCTCAGTCAGGTTAAGGATCAGATCATCGATCGGTTCAGCGCAGAGACCGTCTCTTTACAGTACGACGATCTCTTCCAGGATTCTATCCAGCTGAAACGAGCGGCTTGA
- a CDS encoding amidohydrolase family protein, giving the protein MQSMNRRHFLKSASAGLVAAQTTLSWAAAEKTQELLPQKVVDTHTHFYDPSRPEGVPWPPKNSSLYRTVLPEDFVALKKYQPVNATVVVEASKLVEDNQWILDVAKDNPVIIGFVGRLTPGDPQFRQQLKRFAKNPIYKGIRVNHNLVEPGLSQPRFIDDLKFMADKGLQVDLNGGPVTLDAARKVAQQVPDLRIVVDHIGNVVIKGDEIDPEWRRYMEALTDQKQVFIKVSALVEGASRHRPNDVPSDVDYYRPTLDVIWNQIGVDRMIFGSNWPVSERAADYVTLQKILVDYLQDKGQAALDKVFWQNSKVAYRWDKYPGE; this is encoded by the coding sequence ATGCAATCCATGAATCGTCGTCACTTCCTGAAATCGGCTTCTGCAGGCCTTGTCGCAGCTCAGACTACTCTGAGCTGGGCTGCTGCGGAGAAAACACAGGAATTACTGCCTCAGAAGGTTGTCGATACGCACACCCACTTCTACGATCCCAGCCGTCCCGAGGGCGTTCCCTGGCCCCCAAAGAATTCATCGCTCTACCGGACCGTCCTTCCTGAAGACTTCGTGGCGCTGAAGAAGTACCAGCCGGTCAATGCGACAGTCGTTGTGGAGGCCAGTAAACTGGTCGAAGACAACCAGTGGATTCTTGATGTCGCAAAAGACAACCCGGTGATTATCGGCTTCGTCGGTCGTCTGACTCCCGGCGATCCCCAGTTTCGTCAGCAACTGAAACGGTTCGCTAAAAACCCGATCTACAAAGGCATCCGCGTGAATCATAACCTGGTCGAACCAGGACTCTCCCAACCCCGCTTCATCGACGATCTGAAATTCATGGCCGACAAGGGCCTGCAGGTCGATCTCAACGGTGGACCGGTGACTCTGGATGCAGCCCGCAAGGTTGCCCAACAGGTTCCCGACCTGCGTATCGTTGTTGATCATATCGGCAACGTCGTGATCAAAGGCGACGAAATTGATCCCGAATGGCGGCGTTACATGGAAGCACTGACCGATCAGAAGCAGGTCTTCATCAAGGTCTCTGCCCTGGTGGAAGGCGCCTCTCGTCATCGTCCCAATGATGTCCCCTCAGATGTGGACTATTACCGCCCGACGCTGGATGTCATCTGGAACCAGATTGGTGTCGACCGCATGATCTTCGGCAGTAACTGGCCCGTTTCAGAGCGGGCCGCCGACTATGTAACGCTACAGAAAATTCTGGTCGATTATCTGCAGGACAAAGGGCAGGCAGCCCTCGATAAAGTCTTCTGGCAGAACTCCAAAGTCGCCTATCGCTGGGATAAATATCCGGGGGAATAA
- a CDS encoding DUF11 domain-containing protein, producing MPQPENRNSKWNQREELTSEAETEAVDSGEYSDLSDDSAQEADWYSQEIDDDADEYDLSLKFEDFAPIWLQKAKSLYDSNPEWSVASALGIVALVLTTLLFLSMPAPSKEPVAAAPEAEIPFILEPTVTYQDFDSEPIDTRLEVEPDAALPVELMESEPLLVSFGELPNTLVEHAAPRERMPEFTLPDFNIPPEPAAAAPELAMNVQRIQIIEREMLDPAIDEPFLVEANPTAIADPQQLEPGDRLLFDRSWQRIDLVRADQQSEPAIRPTLYHERFPGGEHVQVGREQPQERSRLDHLTRVSAPRQQEELEIEIRKQAPQEGSSQKLLTYSILVKNGGSSPVYDVQVEETISPTTSLVDLSPPAEVNQNLVTWKLAQLDAGEERELQVKVFPNQEGQVQTSSAIRLASNVTSATEITAPELALQVNGPEAVTAGEVFAMDFVITNEGQQSQADVSLNLDLPEGLTHDQGRQLTFKIDQLAGNESRRLRARVKAVKTGQVTSQAVLVLQGRSLEEAALQQEVSAPAPQPAQPEAKPATPQQPAAPAKPTPPTPAQPAPVTAPNCPCQPPVYYLPVPWMTP from the coding sequence ATGCCCCAGCCGGAAAACCGTAATTCGAAATGGAATCAGCGTGAGGAACTCACGTCTGAAGCGGAAACGGAAGCGGTCGACAGTGGGGAATACAGTGATCTCAGCGATGATTCTGCCCAGGAAGCGGACTGGTATTCACAGGAAATCGACGACGATGCCGACGAATACGACCTCTCTCTGAAGTTCGAAGATTTTGCTCCAATCTGGCTGCAGAAAGCCAAGTCGTTATACGACAGCAACCCGGAATGGTCAGTGGCTTCAGCCCTGGGTATCGTGGCATTGGTTCTGACCACCCTGCTCTTCCTATCGATGCCCGCGCCTTCGAAAGAACCGGTGGCCGCAGCTCCTGAAGCCGAAATTCCCTTTATTCTGGAACCGACGGTCACTTACCAGGACTTTGACTCGGAGCCCATTGATACACGTCTCGAAGTCGAACCGGACGCCGCTTTGCCCGTGGAGTTGATGGAGAGTGAACCGCTGCTGGTCTCTTTTGGAGAATTGCCAAACACTCTGGTAGAACACGCTGCACCCCGGGAAAGAATGCCGGAATTTACGCTGCCCGATTTCAACATCCCTCCCGAGCCTGCAGCGGCTGCGCCTGAACTGGCGATGAATGTACAACGAATTCAGATCATCGAACGAGAGATGCTCGATCCTGCGATTGACGAACCATTTCTGGTAGAAGCGAACCCAACGGCGATAGCGGATCCACAACAACTGGAACCAGGCGACCGACTGCTGTTTGATCGAAGCTGGCAGCGCATCGATCTCGTCCGGGCGGATCAACAGTCCGAGCCAGCCATTCGCCCCACCTTGTACCATGAGCGTTTTCCAGGAGGAGAACATGTGCAGGTGGGACGCGAGCAACCGCAGGAACGGAGCCGACTGGATCACCTCACTCGAGTGTCGGCACCGCGACAACAGGAAGAGCTAGAAATCGAAATCCGCAAGCAGGCTCCCCAGGAAGGGTCTTCTCAAAAACTGTTGACTTATTCCATTCTGGTTAAGAATGGAGGCAGCTCACCCGTCTATGATGTGCAGGTAGAAGAGACGATCTCCCCTACAACAAGTCTGGTGGATCTTTCACCGCCGGCTGAGGTCAATCAGAATCTGGTCACCTGGAAACTGGCGCAACTGGATGCCGGTGAAGAACGGGAACTACAGGTTAAAGTCTTTCCGAATCAGGAAGGTCAGGTACAGACCAGTTCTGCGATCCGCCTGGCCTCGAATGTGACTTCGGCCACCGAAATTACCGCCCCTGAACTGGCTCTACAGGTTAATGGTCCCGAAGCGGTCACCGCTGGTGAAGTATTCGCGATGGACTTTGTGATAACGAATGAGGGACAGCAGTCCCAGGCGGATGTGAGTCTGAATCTGGATCTTCCTGAAGGGCTCACGCACGACCAGGGACGTCAGTTGACTTTCAAAATTGATCAACTGGCAGGAAATGAATCTCGACGGTTGCGTGCCCGGGTGAAAGCAGTGAAGACTGGACAGGTCACCTCGCAGGCCGTACTCGTCCTGCAGGGGCGCTCACTGGAAGAAGCCGCTTTGCAGCAGGAAGTCAGTGCTCCCGCTCCTCAACCGGCTCAACCAGAGGCCAAACCTGCAACACCACAGCAACCGGCTGCTCCCGCGAAGCCAACTCCTCCCACGCCAGCACAGCCAGCTCCTGTAACGGCTCCCAACTGCCCCTGTCAGCCGCCTGTCTATTATCTGCCTGTTCCCTGGATGACCCCCTGA